One window of the Runella slithyformis DSM 19594 genome contains the following:
- a CDS encoding anhydro-N-acetylmuramic acid kinase, which translates to MNPNLTKLFRIAQKPERRIVGLMSGTSMDGLDIAVCRFSGSGSDTRVTLEHFTTLDFSEDIKEEIRKVFAKKEIDFQHLCLLNSWIGQLHGKLVLESLKKFRLEPHDIDIVASHGQTVFHAPKILHQLKKYPNATLQIGDGDHIAVTTGIITLSDFRQKHCAAGGEGAPLAVYGDYFIFSKKGENRIMLNMGGIANFTYLPGTMKADEVFVTDTGPGNTLIDAFARKFFNLPYDKGGHIAASGKVHTELLKYLKKDPFFEAPFPRTTGPESFSLEYVRLAQQRSGTTSLSPEDLMATLTRFSAETIAESILRVCKREESYRLYLSGGGMHNPVLVEALRELLPDFPMEATDTLGIAGDAKEAVLFAILANETICGQPTDFGSREGVPSVSMGKISFPS; encoded by the coding sequence ATGAATCCAAACCTAACAAAACTTTTCCGAATCGCCCAAAAACCGGAGCGCCGAATCGTAGGCCTGATGTCGGGCACTTCCATGGATGGGCTGGACATTGCCGTTTGCCGTTTCAGCGGCAGCGGCTCCGATACCCGCGTGACGCTCGAACATTTTACCACCCTTGATTTCAGCGAAGACATCAAAGAGGAAATACGAAAAGTATTTGCTAAAAAAGAAATAGATTTTCAGCATCTCTGTCTGTTGAACTCCTGGATTGGGCAGCTTCACGGGAAACTGGTGTTGGAGAGCCTGAAAAAATTTCGTCTTGAACCGCACGACATAGACATTGTGGCCAGCCACGGACAAACTGTTTTTCACGCCCCGAAAATCCTCCATCAACTCAAAAAATACCCCAACGCCACGTTACAGATCGGCGATGGCGACCATATCGCCGTCACGACGGGAATTATCACCCTGAGTGATTTTCGTCAAAAACACTGTGCTGCCGGTGGAGAAGGCGCGCCGCTGGCGGTTTACGGTGATTATTTTATTTTTTCTAAAAAAGGCGAAAATCGCATCATGCTCAACATGGGCGGGATCGCCAACTTCACGTACCTGCCCGGCACCATGAAGGCAGACGAGGTGTTTGTGACCGATACCGGCCCGGGAAACACATTGATAGATGCCTTTGCCCGTAAATTCTTCAATCTGCCGTACGATAAAGGCGGACACATTGCCGCGAGTGGCAAAGTACATACCGAATTATTGAAATACCTCAAGAAAGACCCCTTCTTTGAAGCACCTTTTCCCAGAACTACCGGTCCTGAGTCATTCAGTTTGGAGTATGTCCGTCTGGCCCAGCAGCGCAGCGGCACTACCTCCTTATCCCCCGAAGACCTCATGGCCACCCTGACGCGGTTTTCGGCCGAAACCATTGCTGAATCCATCCTGAGGGTTTGTAAGAGAGAAGAAAGTTATCGACTGTACCTGAGCGGCGGCGGCATGCACAATCCGGTATTGGTAGAGGCTTTGCGCGAGTTATTGCCTGATTTTCCCATGGAGGCCACAGACACCCTGGGAATTGCCGGAGATGCCAAAGAAGCGGTGCTGTTTGCAATACTGGCCAATGAAACGATTTGCGGTCAACCGACCGATTTCGGCAGTCGCGAAGGCGTACCGAGTGTTTCGATGGGTAAGATTTCGTTTCCCTCCTAA
- a CDS encoding alkaline phosphatase D family protein, with translation MRKLLFVHFLLCCVTFSLYAQIQSGPMVGYSEMREVLLWVQTKQSAKVKFVYWEQGNTAQKWTTDEVATVKNSAFVARLIADQVQPGKKYDYEVWLDGKKVAITYPLSFQSQALWQWRTDPPAFKFAFGSCAYVNDAPYDRPNAYGGEYEIFKSIAAQKPDFMVWGGDNVYTREADWNSRTGVLYRNTHTRSLPEMQPLLGSVHHYAIWDDHDYGPNDSDRSFALKNVTSEAFRLFWGNPNYIFEGACTGTFEWSDAQFFLLDDRWFRAPNNRADDRTYFGEAQISWLIDALTLSKAPFKFIVTGGQVINSAALFENYAIYGEERARFLQKIADAKIPGVIFLTGDRHHTALHKLDRFGTYPLYDFTISPLTSGAGKPSDEEKKAQTFVDGTVVENTRNFGLFEITGPAKERVLKVTVYNAQNKPLWSREIKASELN, from the coding sequence ATGAGAAAACTGCTCTTCGTTCATTTCCTTCTTTGTTGTGTTACGTTTTCATTGTATGCCCAGATCCAATCGGGACCGATGGTGGGGTATTCTGAGATGCGGGAAGTACTTTTATGGGTACAGACCAAACAGTCGGCCAAGGTAAAATTTGTGTATTGGGAGCAGGGGAATACGGCCCAAAAATGGACCACCGACGAAGTCGCCACTGTCAAAAATTCAGCCTTTGTGGCCCGCCTCATTGCCGACCAAGTGCAGCCCGGCAAAAAATATGACTATGAAGTATGGCTGGATGGTAAAAAAGTGGCCATTACGTATCCGTTAAGCTTTCAGTCGCAGGCACTTTGGCAATGGCGGACAGACCCGCCGGCGTTCAAGTTTGCCTTTGGAAGCTGCGCGTACGTCAATGATGCCCCGTACGACCGCCCGAATGCGTACGGAGGAGAGTACGAAATATTTAAAAGCATTGCCGCCCAAAAACCTGATTTTATGGTATGGGGCGGTGATAATGTCTACACCAGGGAAGCCGATTGGAACTCCCGCACGGGCGTTTTGTACCGCAATACGCATACCCGTTCGTTACCCGAAATGCAGCCTTTGCTGGGTTCGGTCCACCACTACGCCATCTGGGACGACCACGATTACGGGCCCAACGACTCCGACCGCAGTTTTGCGCTGAAAAATGTGACGTCGGAAGCCTTTCGGTTGTTTTGGGGAAATCCGAATTATATTTTTGAGGGTGCCTGTACGGGAACTTTTGAGTGGAGCGATGCCCAGTTTTTTCTGCTTGATGACCGTTGGTTTCGTGCCCCCAACAACCGCGCGGATGACCGTACGTACTTTGGAGAGGCGCAGATCAGTTGGCTGATCGATGCATTGACCCTCAGCAAGGCACCTTTTAAATTTATTGTTACGGGAGGACAGGTCATTAATTCTGCCGCACTTTTTGAAAATTACGCCATTTACGGAGAAGAAAGAGCCCGTTTTCTGCAAAAGATCGCCGATGCAAAAATCCCCGGGGTAATTTTTCTGACCGGCGACCGCCACCATACGGCTTTGCATAAACTCGACCGTTTCGGTACTTATCCGCTGTATGATTTTACCATTTCGCCGCTGACTTCCGGGGCGGGAAAACCAAGCGATGAGGAGAAAAAAGCGCAGACATTTGTTGACGGAACCGTGGTGGAAAATACGCGCAATTTCGGCCTGTTTGAGATCACCGGCCCGGCCAAAGAGCGCGTCCTGAAAGTGACCGTTTATAATGCGCAGAATAAGCCGCTTTGGTCGCGCGAAATCAAAGCAAGTGAATTGAACTGA
- a CDS encoding amidohydrolase → MELRVALVQTSLYWENPTANLAMLEEKIAMLNQPADLIVLPEMFTTGFTMNPEKVAEPMNFTTFKWMRQMAAQTGAVVTGSFVAKENGNYFNRLLWMQPDGEFDTYDKRHLFRMGKEHEHYAAGERRIIKELKGWRVCPLICYDLRFPVWARNQHLEYDLLLYVANWPAVRRQVWNTLLQARAIENLSYTIGVNRVGEDGMGLYHAGDSAVVDFKGELLNRRSANEIIIEQTLDHEALQAFRERFPAHLDADAFEIQ, encoded by the coding sequence ATGGAACTACGCGTTGCGCTTGTACAGACCTCTTTGTATTGGGAAAATCCGACGGCCAATTTGGCCATGTTGGAAGAGAAAATTGCCATGCTGAATCAACCGGCCGACCTCATTGTATTGCCCGAAATGTTCACGACGGGTTTTACCATGAACCCCGAAAAAGTAGCTGAGCCCATGAATTTTACGACCTTTAAATGGATGCGCCAGATGGCGGCCCAAACGGGCGCTGTGGTGACGGGCAGCTTTGTGGCGAAAGAGAACGGAAACTATTTCAACCGCCTGCTCTGGATGCAGCCCGACGGCGAATTTGACACATACGATAAGCGGCATTTGTTTCGGATGGGCAAGGAGCATGAGCATTACGCGGCCGGTGAGCGCCGCATCATCAAAGAACTCAAAGGCTGGCGCGTTTGCCCGCTGATATGCTATGACCTGCGCTTTCCGGTCTGGGCGCGCAACCAACATCTGGAATACGACTTGCTGCTTTACGTAGCCAATTGGCCGGCGGTTCGGCGGCAGGTGTGGAATACGCTGTTGCAGGCGCGGGCCATCGAAAACCTCAGTTACACGATAGGCGTCAATCGCGTGGGAGAAGACGGCATGGGCCTGTATCATGCGGGGGACTCGGCCGTGGTTGATTTTAAGGGAGAATTACTGAATCGCCGCAGTGCCAATGAGATCATCATCGAACAAACACTGGATCACGAAGCGTTGCAGGCCTTTCGGGAGCGTTTTCCGGCGCATTTGGATGCCGATGCGTTTGAGATTCAATAG
- a CDS encoding RNA polymerase sigma factor, translating into MLFSRALKTLPELLEGCLQNDRKCQELLYKQFYGYAMGVCMRYVPNREEALEVVNDGFLKIFQKVQKYDAEKSFKIWLRRVMINTALDHYRQNVKYQNHTDLSVAENTIATPDGDNAYNTLAHEDLIELIQQLTPSYRTVFNLYVIDGFSHEEISRQLGISEGTSKSNLARARENLRVMLSKKKSNEYARVSR; encoded by the coding sequence ATGTTATTTTCTCGTGCGTTGAAAACTTTACCGGAATTGCTTGAAGGCTGTCTGCAAAACGACCGCAAGTGCCAGGAATTGCTTTATAAACAATTCTACGGTTACGCTATGGGAGTTTGCATGCGCTATGTTCCCAATCGGGAAGAGGCTCTTGAAGTGGTAAACGATGGTTTTCTGAAGATATTCCAGAAAGTCCAGAAATATGATGCAGAAAAATCCTTTAAAATATGGTTGCGGCGCGTCATGATTAATACAGCCTTGGACCACTATCGTCAAAATGTAAAATACCAAAACCACACTGATCTCAGTGTAGCGGAAAATACCATTGCCACCCCCGACGGTGACAATGCCTATAATACGTTGGCGCATGAGGATTTGATCGAATTGATTCAACAGCTTACTCCATCCTACCGAACTGTATTCAATTTATACGTTATTGATGGTTTTTCTCATGAGGAAATATCCCGGCAACTGGGCATCAGCGAGGGTACTTCCAAATCCAATTTGGCCCGTGCCCGCGAAAATTTAAGAGTTATGTTATCTAAAAAGAAAAGCAATGAGTATGCAAGAGTTTCCAGATGA
- the tpiA gene encoding triose-phosphate isomerase, with amino-acid sequence MRKKIVAGNWKMNKTLEEALILTSEVVNMVRDEVIGDVEVVLCTPYIYLPVLQKYVEEVDRISLGAQNCHQKASGAYTGEISAAMLAALGTPYVLIGHSERRQYFGETNELLAEKVKIALANGLKPIFCCGELLEQRQNEDFTAIVKAQITAALFDLSAEDFGKVVIAYEPVWAIGTGLTASSQQAQDMHAALREHIAGQYGAEVADDTTILYGGSCNEKNAAELFACPDVDGGLIGGASLKSREFTNIIKARM; translated from the coding sequence ATGAGAAAAAAAATAGTAGCCGGCAACTGGAAAATGAACAAAACCCTCGAAGAGGCCCTCATTCTTACCTCCGAAGTGGTCAACATGGTTCGCGACGAAGTGATTGGTGACGTAGAAGTCGTCCTGTGTACTCCTTACATTTACCTGCCGGTCTTACAAAAATACGTCGAAGAAGTAGACCGTATCTCGTTGGGAGCCCAAAATTGCCATCAAAAAGCATCGGGCGCATATACCGGCGAAATCTCTGCCGCTATGCTTGCCGCGCTCGGTACTCCTTACGTACTCATCGGTCACAGCGAGCGTCGTCAGTATTTTGGCGAAACCAACGAACTGTTGGCCGAAAAAGTAAAGATCGCATTGGCCAACGGTCTGAAACCCATCTTCTGCTGCGGCGAATTGCTGGAGCAACGTCAGAATGAAGATTTTACAGCCATTGTCAAAGCTCAGATCACCGCCGCTCTCTTTGACCTTTCGGCCGAAGACTTCGGAAAAGTGGTCATTGCCTACGAACCGGTATGGGCGATCGGTACGGGCCTTACGGCCTCATCGCAGCAGGCCCAGGATATGCACGCCGCACTGCGCGAGCACATTGCCGGCCAATACGGCGCAGAAGTAGCCGATGATACCACCATTCTGTACGGCGGAAGCTGTAATGAAAAAAATGCCGCTGAACTGTTTGCCTGCCCCGACGTGGATGGCGGACTCATCGGCGGTGCCTCCCTCAAGTCACGCGAGTTTACCAACATCATCAAAGCACGGATGTAA
- a CDS encoding class I SAM-dependent methyltransferase translates to MKDLFSGHAADYALYRPDYPEALYQWVFRHVRQFDAAWDCGTGNGQVASVLARHFTAVEATDLSQAQINEAVALPNVHYRAVPAETTPFEENTFDLITVGQALHWFDFARFNQEVKRVAKKGAIIAVWGYELLNISSEIDAVILDFYRHTIGDYWDPERHHIENEYAEIPFPYRNTEKSVFPQTYEWTLAQLCHYLNTWSSVRKFEKANGYNPIESLYDRLHDVWGDSPSRPVTFPVFAQLGEV, encoded by the coding sequence ATGAAAGATCTTTTTTCAGGCCATGCCGCCGACTATGCCCTTTACCGTCCGGATTATCCGGAGGCGTTGTACCAATGGGTGTTCCGGCACGTCAGGCAGTTTGATGCTGCCTGGGATTGCGGCACGGGCAACGGGCAGGTAGCCTCGGTCTTAGCCAGGCACTTTACGGCAGTAGAAGCCACCGACCTCAGTCAGGCTCAGATCAATGAGGCCGTTGCTTTGCCTAATGTACATTACCGGGCCGTACCAGCCGAAACAACGCCCTTTGAAGAAAATACCTTTGATCTGATCACCGTTGGACAGGCGCTGCATTGGTTTGATTTTGCACGGTTCAATCAAGAAGTAAAGCGAGTTGCGAAAAAAGGAGCCATTATCGCCGTTTGGGGCTATGAACTGCTGAACATTTCCTCCGAAATTGATGCCGTCATTCTGGATTTTTACCGACATACCATCGGCGATTACTGGGACCCCGAGCGCCACCACATTGAGAATGAATACGCTGAAATTCCCTTTCCATACCGGAATACAGAGAAGAGCGTTTTTCCGCAGACGTACGAATGGACGTTGGCACAACTCTGTCACTACCTCAACACCTGGTCGAGTGTACGTAAGTTTGAAAAAGCCAACGGGTACAACCCCATCGAATCTTTATACGACCGTTTGCATGATGTTTGGGGAGATTCTCCAAGCCGCCCGGTTACCTTTCCCGTTTTTGCACAACTCGGGGAGGTTTGA
- a CDS encoding fructosamine kinase family protein — MWLGNDQYQFFESILFETLGYSTEVIEVRFVSGGSINTAARVLTPEGTFFVKFNHAEKEDMFEKEVRGLRILRSTKTIHIPQVYGYGKNGGKAYLIQEFVENGGQHPAFWRTFGQSLAKLHAHTHHSFGLDFDNYIGSLEQTNSLNENGIDFFIESRLRPQAGLALYNSLIDYKLYSRMERFFPLLAGLLPNERPALLHGDLWSGNFLINEQGLPSLVDPAPYYGLREAELAFTHLFGGFDDEFYESYADVFPLEPQLEARIPIYNLYPLFVHVNLFGKSYLPPIERLVRRYLGA, encoded by the coding sequence ATGTGGCTTGGCAACGATCAATATCAATTTTTTGAAAGTATTCTTTTTGAAACACTGGGGTATTCCACGGAAGTGATTGAAGTTCGTTTCGTTTCGGGAGGAAGCATCAATACGGCGGCCCGCGTTCTGACGCCCGAAGGTACGTTTTTTGTTAAATTTAATCATGCCGAAAAAGAAGATATGTTTGAAAAAGAGGTGCGTGGTCTGCGTATTTTACGAAGTACAAAGACCATTCACATTCCTCAGGTGTACGGATACGGCAAAAACGGTGGCAAAGCTTATTTGATTCAGGAATTTGTGGAAAACGGCGGACAACACCCGGCTTTCTGGCGAACATTCGGGCAGTCGCTGGCGAAACTGCATGCCCATACCCACCATTCGTTTGGACTGGATTTTGATAATTACATCGGTTCGTTGGAGCAAACCAACTCATTAAATGAAAATGGTATTGACTTTTTTATAGAAAGTCGTCTGCGGCCGCAGGCAGGGTTGGCATTGTACAATAGCCTGATTGATTATAAACTCTACAGCCGCATGGAACGGTTTTTTCCTCTCTTAGCAGGGCTGCTGCCCAATGAACGGCCCGCTCTCCTGCACGGAGATCTTTGGTCGGGCAATTTCCTCATTAACGAACAGGGCCTCCCCTCATTGGTCGACCCCGCTCCGTATTATGGTCTGCGCGAGGCCGAATTGGCGTTTACGCACCTTTTTGGCGGATTTGATGACGAATTTTACGAAAGTTACGCCGATGTCTTCCCGCTTGAACCTCAATTGGAAGCCCGAATTCCGATTTATAATCTGTACCCGTTGTTCGTTCATGTCAACCTTTTCGGAAAAAGTTATCTTCCGCCGATAGAGCGGCTTGTCAGGCGGTACCTCGGGGCTTAA
- a CDS encoding SGNH/GDSL hydrolase family protein, which yields MKKIVTLLLISFSVQCQIRDQWADPVDYLRDLQVELTKEWPKNRIINLVFHGHSVPAGYFKTPIVNTLEAYPLQVLKQLKTHYPFAVINVINTSVGGENSKSGAGRFETEVLTHRPDVVCIDYALNDQALGLGEAQKAWKFMIEKATEKKIKVILLTPSPDQRVDVADEESTLEKHRKQIIELATGAMVGLVDSYALFKKKQQKGEKISDYMSQVNHPNAKGHELIANEIMRYFK from the coding sequence ATGAAAAAAATAGTGACCCTGCTTCTGATTTCTTTTTCAGTACAATGCCAAATACGAGATCAATGGGCTGACCCTGTCGATTATCTGCGTGATCTTCAAGTGGAACTGACAAAAGAATGGCCTAAAAACAGAATCATCAACTTGGTTTTTCACGGTCATTCGGTGCCGGCGGGCTATTTCAAAACACCCATTGTCAATACCCTGGAAGCCTATCCTCTTCAGGTATTAAAACAACTGAAAACACACTATCCATTTGCCGTTATCAACGTTATTAACACCTCTGTTGGCGGGGAAAATTCAAAAAGCGGCGCAGGTAGGTTTGAAACGGAAGTACTGACGCATCGGCCCGATGTGGTATGCATAGACTATGCGTTGAATGATCAGGCATTGGGGTTGGGAGAAGCCCAAAAGGCATGGAAATTTATGATTGAAAAAGCGACCGAGAAAAAGATAAAAGTGATTCTTCTTACCCCTTCACCCGATCAGCGCGTTGATGTGGCGGATGAGGAGAGCACGTTGGAGAAGCACCGAAAGCAGATCATTGAGCTCGCCACGGGAGCTATGGTAGGGTTAGTGGACAGCTATGCCCTTTTTAAAAAAAAACAGCAGAAAGGAGAAAAAATTTCAGACTATATGTCGCAGGTAAATCATCCTAATGCAAAGGGCCATGAATTAATCGCAAACGAAATCATGCGGTATTTTAAATAG
- the fbp gene encoding class 1 fructose-bisphosphatase has protein sequence METNIDHRIAVPVGVTLDRYIMHNQNAFSFATGELSQLLRDIALAGKIINREINRAGLIDITGGFGTDNIQGEAQQKLDVIANIRFIRALINGGEVCGIISEEEDEIIYTGNNQSKYVVAIDPLDGSSNIDVNVSIGTIFSIYRRVSPLGEKPTPEDFLQGGDKQVAAGYILYGSSTILVYTTGNGVAGFTYDFSLGEFILSHNNIRSPLDGKIFSYNEGNYNSYDSFVREYLIECRKRNYSARYIGSLVGDFHRNLLKGGIYLYPPTHKDPKGKLRLLYECFPLAMIAEQAGAKASNGFQRILEVEPEFLHQRAPLYIGSETMVNELMNLI, from the coding sequence ATGGAAACCAATATTGATCATCGCATTGCCGTGCCTGTAGGTGTAACCTTAGATCGTTACATCATGCACAACCAAAATGCATTTTCGTTTGCTACGGGGGAGCTTTCTCAACTGCTAAGAGATATAGCGCTGGCCGGAAAGATCATCAATCGCGAAATTAACCGTGCCGGGCTGATCGATATCACCGGAGGCTTTGGAACCGATAATATACAGGGAGAAGCCCAGCAAAAATTGGATGTGATCGCCAATATTCGATTTATTCGGGCGCTCATCAACGGGGGAGAAGTATGCGGGATCATCTCGGAAGAAGAAGATGAGATCATTTATACCGGCAACAACCAAAGCAAATACGTGGTGGCCATTGATCCTTTGGACGGTTCTTCCAATATCGACGTAAACGTATCCATTGGGACTATTTTTTCCATTTATCGTCGGGTCAGCCCATTGGGCGAAAAACCCACCCCGGAGGATTTTTTACAGGGTGGTGATAAGCAGGTGGCGGCGGGCTATATTCTGTACGGCTCCTCTACGATTTTGGTCTATACGACCGGCAATGGAGTAGCAGGGTTTACCTACGATTTTTCGCTGGGAGAATTTATCCTTTCCCACAACAACATTCGCAGTCCGTTGGACGGGAAGATTTTTTCTTATAATGAAGGTAATTATAACAGCTATGACAGTTTTGTGCGGGAGTATCTGATCGAATGCCGAAAGCGCAATTATTCGGCGCGCTACATCGGCTCATTGGTGGGCGATTTTCACCGCAATCTTTTAAAGGGCGGTATTTATCTGTATCCGCCTACCCACAAAGACCCCAAGGGTAAGCTGCGTCTTTTGTATGAATGTTTTCCGCTGGCCATGATCGCCGAGCAGGCAGGGGCCAAAGCGAGCAACGGCTTTCAACGAATATTGGAAGTAGAACCCGAATTCCTTCATCAGCGGGCTCCGCTGTATATCGGCTCAGAGACTATGGTCAATGAACTGATGAATTTAATCTAA
- a CDS encoding aspartyl protease family protein, with protein sequence MVRRYIHLALLFFLPFFIFAQKSTGKEDKFGYFLVGNAKFTRIPFELHANLIVVPLKVNSSDTLHFILDTGVSSLIITNPDAIRNQKLKFTRRVQLTGAGEGQSLNASVAIGNVIEMGRMRATYQNIVVLEEDVLKLSEYVGIPIDGIFGYEVFNNFVVTIDFTNRELVLVNPENYRYRRKQGDRYPIIIEDTKPYADVIALVGNGTELPIRVVIDTGAGHALLIDKSYDNKIQLPEKVLRAQLGRGLNGVINGSLGRIDKVRFGKYELDNVLASFPDSLAFGVKFSSRSERQGNIGCELLRRFRVTFNYAERYIILKPVKRRLKETFEHDMSGMELRATGVDLRKFYIDKVIEGSPAWEAGLQEGDEVLFINNKSSENLVISEVYKLLQKGEGKEITLLIRRNGIIQLTRFQLKRMI encoded by the coding sequence ATGGTACGACGTTATATTCACTTGGCCCTTTTGTTCTTTTTACCTTTTTTCATCTTCGCTCAAAAAAGCACCGGGAAAGAAGATAAATTCGGGTACTTTTTAGTTGGTAATGCCAAATTTACCCGAATCCCTTTTGAATTACATGCCAATCTCATTGTTGTTCCCCTCAAAGTCAACAGCTCAGACACCCTTCATTTTATTCTCGACACAGGCGTAAGCTCGCTCATTATTACCAATCCCGATGCCATCAGGAATCAGAAATTGAAGTTTACCCGCCGGGTACAACTGACGGGAGCGGGCGAAGGACAATCCCTGAACGCATCGGTCGCGATCGGCAATGTCATCGAAATGGGGCGAATGCGGGCCACGTACCAAAATATTGTTGTGCTGGAAGAAGATGTACTCAAACTTTCAGAATACGTCGGCATTCCCATTGACGGTATATTTGGGTATGAAGTGTTTAACAACTTTGTGGTAACGATTGATTTTACCAATCGTGAATTGGTGTTGGTCAATCCCGAAAACTACAGGTACCGCCGTAAACAGGGAGATCGCTATCCCATTATTATAGAAGATACAAAGCCGTACGCTGATGTCATTGCGCTCGTGGGCAATGGCACGGAACTGCCCATTCGGGTCGTGATCGATACGGGGGCTGGACATGCGTTATTGATCGATAAATCGTACGATAATAAAATTCAGCTTCCCGAAAAAGTGCTGCGGGCGCAATTGGGGCGCGGACTCAACGGGGTCATTAACGGCAGCCTGGGGCGAATTGATAAAGTGCGTTTCGGAAAATATGAACTGGACAACGTGCTGGCTTCGTTTCCGGACAGTCTGGCGTTTGGGGTGAAATTTTCATCTCGCAGCGAGCGGCAGGGGAATATTGGCTGTGAATTGCTGCGCCGTTTTCGCGTAACATTCAACTACGCAGAGCGTTATATCATTCTTAAACCCGTTAAACGCCGTCTGAAAGAAACCTTTGAGCATGATATGAGCGGGATGGAATTGCGAGCTACCGGAGTCGACCTGCGTAAGTTTTACATTGACAAGGTCATAGAAGGTTCTCCCGCCTGGGAAGCCGGCTTGCAGGAAGGAGATGAAGTACTGTTTATCAATAATAAATCTTCAGAAAACCTCGTCATCAGTGAAGTATACAAACTTCTTCAAAAAGGGGAAGGTAAAGAAATAACGCTTCTCATTCGCCGCAACGGAATCATTCAATTGACTCGGTTTCAATTGAAACGAATGATTTAA